The Horticoccus luteus DNA window GGATCGCTCGACGGGACGTGCGCCTTCATCACCCAGAACATGAAGGCGAAAAAGGCGGCAACCAATATGATGTCCACGACAACGGTGACGGCGGACGCGTGTTTTTCCTTTGGCGATGTCTGCTCCATGATTGTCCGCAGAAAGAGAGTTAGAACGGGGTGGTTGTCCACGGAAAATTCTCGTGGCAGGGCCGCGGGCGGGCGCCCTAGGGCGCAGGCTTCGGGATGGCGCTCGTGAGAATTTCGGGTGCACCGGTGGTGACGAGCACGTTGTCCTCGATCCGGACGCCACCGAGCGCGAGGTGCGGCGTGACGGCGTCCCAGTTGACGCAATCGTGAAAGCGTTGCCGGCGCGCGGGATCGTTGAGGAGCGCGGGGATGAAATAGAGGCCAGGCTCGACGGTGACGACGTAGCCGGGCTGGAGCGGCAGATCGAGGCGCAGGCTGCGAAGACCGGCGCGGGGATCTTTGGCGCGGCCGGGGGCTTGCCCGCTGCCATCGCGAACGCCGAGGCCGACGAGATGGCCGAGGCCGTGCGGAAAGAATAGCGTGTGCGCCTCCTGCTCGACGAGCGATTCCGCGGAGCCGCGCATGAGACCAAGCTGCACGAGACCGTCGACCATCTCGACAGCGGCGGCGAGATGGACGGCTTTCCACTCGGCGCCCGCCACGCAACGGGCGATGGCGTTTTGTTCGGTCGAAAGCACGATGGCATAGAGGTCGCGTTGGAAAGGCGTCGCCTGGCCGACAACGTAGGTCCGGGTGACGTCGGCCATGTAGCGATCGATTTCCGCGCCGGCATCGACGAGCACAAACTCGCCGTCGCGCGCTGCGCGCTCTGACGGATCGAAATGGAGGATCGCGGCGTGCGGCCCAGTGCCAACGATCGTGCCGTAGCCCGGGCGGCGACCGCCTGCGCGAGCGAAACCGCACTCGAGTTCCACTTGCAGAGCCCGTTCGGTGACGCCCGGGCGCAGAGCGGCCACCAGGGCGGAAAATCCGTGTGCGGTGGCGTCGGCCGCGCGCCGGATGAGCGCGATCTCGGTGGAATCTTTGGCGCGGCGGGCGTGGACGAAGCGAGTCCGGGCGGCGGCGGAAGCGGCCGCGTCGGCGGCGAGGCCGGCACGCGGGACGGGGGCGCCGAAAGTCAGCACGGGGCGACCGGCACGGCTGGCGAGCCACTCGTCGAGCTGGGCGAGCGGCGTGCCGGGCGGCTGTTCGCGCCCTTCCCAGACGCGTTCGGCTTCGGTGACTTCGGGAACGAAACT harbors:
- a CDS encoding aminopeptidase P N-terminal domain-containing protein — translated: MPYLDERRARVARALDLHDELLLVGAGEPIPLPENSDQTYPFRAHADYYYLAALECPGGVVALDPRDGETSGWISFVPEVTEAERVWEGREQPPGTPLAQLDEWLASRAGRPVLTFGAPVPRAGLAADAAASAAARTRFVHARRAKDSTEIALIRRAADATAHGFSALVAALRPGVTERALQVELECGFARAGGRRPGYGTIVGTGPHAAILHFDPSERAARDGEFVLVDAGAEIDRYMADVTRTYVVGQATPFQRDLYAIVLSTEQNAIARCVAGAEWKAVHLAAAVEMVDGLVQLGLMRGSAESLVEQEAHTLFFPHGLGHLVGLGVRDGSGQAPGRAKDPRAGLRSLRLDLPLQPGYVVTVEPGLYFIPALLNDPARRQRFHDCVNWDAVTPHLALGGVRIEDNVLVTTGAPEILTSAIPKPAP